The Apus apus isolate bApuApu2 chromosome 20, bApuApu2.pri.cur, whole genome shotgun sequence genome includes a region encoding these proteins:
- the LOC127392954 gene encoding urotensin-2-like, protein MMHRLLFCCLIIISFSCRLSSLPIINTSEKSYQLPVDEELRLNLERLGSLGSTSLLPFLPELLGTLPEDNKAGLSPSSYNSGESIKETLYGNQPRIALLGRFLTRDKKRYKKRGNLSECFWKYCV, encoded by the exons ATGATGCACAGGCTGTTATTCTGCTGTCTCATCATTATCAGCTTTTCCTGTCGTCTCTCATCTCTCCCTATCATCAACACCAGTGAGAAGTCTTATCAACTCCCAG TTGATGAAGAGTTGAGATTAAATCTGGAACGGCTGGGCAGCCTAGGAAGCACTTCTCTGCTTCCATTTCTGCCAGAGCTCTTGGGCACACTGCCTGAAGACAACAAAGCAG gtctcagccccagcagctACAACTCAGGGGAAAGTATCAAAGAG ACTTTGTATGGAAATCAACCTCGAATTGCTTTGCTGGGCCGCTTCTTGACCAGGGACAAGAAACGGTACAAGAAACGTGGGAATCTTTCTGAGTGCTTCTGGAAATACTGTGTGTAA